The DNA sequence CTGGCGCCAGCATGGAAGCTGCCCAGCGGGATTTGCTCCGCGCGCACGAGCCTATCTGGGAGACCCGCGACCGCGAACGAATCGTATCGCCGTACATCAAGCCGCTGCGTGAAGAGCTCTCCGGGAGCTTCCGCACGATGGCCTCGACGCTCGGCGTGGCGGTAGCGTTGCTGCTGCTTGTCGCCTGCGCGAACGTCGCGAGCGTCATGCTGGCTCGCGCGCTCGCGAGACGCCGGGAAATGGGTCTCCGCCTGGCTGTCGGTGCCGGCCGCGCCCGGCTGCTCCAGCAGCTCTTCGTCGAGAATCTGGTGCTCGCCATCGTGGGTGGCGCGCTCGGCCTGGCCCTCGGCTTCTGGGCACTTCGTGGGCTGCTTGCCGCGGCGGGCGACCAAGTGCCGCGCTGGACGACCTTCGAGCTCGATTGGCGCATCGTCCTCTTCGCGGTTGCCCTTAGTGGCCTGACGACGCTGCTGTTCGGGTGTGCGCCTGCCCTGCATGCCATCCGTGGCAACTTGTGGGCCGCTATGCGTGATGCCGGCGGAGGCTCGACGACTGCGCCCGGTGGCCGTCGCACACTCTCGTGGCTCGTCGGTGCCGAGTTCGCCCTGGCCTCCGTGTTGATCATCTGCGGCGGGCTGCTCCTCCGCGCGTACGCACAGGTCCGGAATGTCGACCCGGGGTTTCGGACGGAACGGATCCTCACGTTTGGGCTCGATCTGCCCGAGGCCTCGTATCCCGATGATGCCAAGCGTCTTGCGTTCTGGGAGCGTCTCAGCAGTCGTCTGGAACGTCTGCCCGGAGTTCAGATGGCAGGTCTCGTCACCTGCGCGCCGCTGGGCTGTCACTGGGGCGTCCTACTGGACGCAGAGGGCCAGCCGCCACGCCGGCCGGGCGAGCAGAACCCGGTCGTGCTGATCCGACTCGCCAGCGCCAGCTATTTCCAGGCGATGGGCATCCGGCTCAAATCAGGACGGTTCTTCGACGAGCGCGACGCACGCGACGGGAGGCCGCGCGGGGTGGTCGTGAACGAAACGCTCGCAAAGACATTCTTTCCCAACGTCTCCGATCCCGTGGGACGCCGATTGCGAAGCGGAGACGAGGAAGATCCGTGGCTCACCGTGGTCGGCGTCGCACATGACGTCAAGCACTACGGTCTCGAGGAACCGATGCGCCCCGGTCTCTACGCTCCCCTGCCGATGAACCCAGCCACCAATCTCACGGTTGTGCTTCGAACGGCGGGTAACCCCACGTCGATCGCCGAGAGTGCGCGCAGGGCCGTGAGAGAGCTGGACACCGATCTCGCGCCCTTTCAGGTACGAACGATGGAGGAAGCGCTCAACCAATCGCTGGTTGAACGACAGTCGTACTCGGTTCTCTTGGTTGCCTTCGCGACGTTAGCACTCCTGCTCGCCCTCGGCGGGATCTACGGCGTCGCGTCGTACTTCGTCACGCAGCGCACGCGTGAGATCGGCATTCGGCTGGCACTTGGCGCACGCGCGCGCGACATCACTCGGACGCTTCTCGGCAGCAGCCTGGGGCCGGTCGTCGTGGGAACGGTTCTGGGCGTTGCCGCGGCAATCGGTTGTGCCCGGCTGCTCGCAGATCTGCTGTTCGGCGTCTCCCCCCACGATGCTGCGATCATGGCAGCGGGCGTTGCGCTGTTGATTCCAACTGCGCTCGCGGCGAACTGGCTCCCGGCGCGCCGCGCCGCCCGCATCGATCCGAAGGAGTTGCTCCGAATCGAGTAGAGGCACACGCCGTCAGGTTGCGCATCTTGGGTGAGGGAGCCATAGCGCGTGCGAATCAGTGCACGGTGGGAGATGGCTGATCGCGCGACATCGCACGGGTGAGCAGACGCTCGAGCTCGGCCTGTGCGATCTCGAACGGCCCGGCTACGACAGCTGCACTGTGCGTCTCGATCGCGATCAGCATGCCACCATCGTGCGGCGTCACGACCCAGTTGAAACCGCGCAGCGTAATCGGCGGCTCCTCGACGCGATCTGGATTCTGCGCGCGGTCGATGGCCAGCAGCATCGTGCGGACCATCGCGGCCGCATCCGCCTCGGTCCACGCTTCCGGTTGGGTACCGGCGAGCGTCGCGGTTTCAGCCAACGCGGTCGTCTCGCCGCGCAGAAGCACTTCAATGGTGTATGTCATAGTCTCAATTGGTGTCCCACATGAGCCGAGGGACGCCCGTCGGTTCGGCGGGCGTCCCTCGGCGAAGGGTCCACCTCGAATCGATCGAAACTCAGGTTATCGCTCGACCGGCGCGCAGTCGATCGGGCAGGTTTGGGCGTTCTCGCACGAGGGCGCGCAGAAGCCGTCGCCGCAGCGCTGGCAGAACGCCGTGGATCCGGTCTGCATCGCAGACGAGAGCGCCAGAAACGCGCCAAGAACCCCCGCGATCGTGATTGAACCCACGGTCCAGGTTCGCGTCGTCATCGTCATCCTCCTTGGCCGTTGCACTCCGCTGTTAAGCATAGCGCACTCCTCGACGACGGCCCCACAACGCAATCGCGACCAGCAAGATCGCGAGAGATACGGCACCGGATTCTAGCTAGTGTCCTGTCCGGCAATCTCAATCATGGACGACCCCTGTGCGCAGCAACGGACGTCGCGGCTGTATTCGGCCGGCTACTTCGCTGCCTTCATCGGTGTCCCGCACGTGGCCATGGACTTCCCGTAATACGGGTTCTCCACCTTCTCGCCCTGCTGCACCCACGGCTTCTTCTTCATCTCACACATGAAGCCTTTCACTCCTGGAAGATCGGCCTCCATGAACTTTGGGACAAGCGCCTCCGAGAGGGTGCCGAACTGGAGGCGCGCTGCCTCGATATCCTTTGCGCTCGCGAGCTGCTCGCCCGCCTTTCGAGCCGCAGGACCGGCGAGCTCCTCTGCCAAGGGCGTCAAGGCCTTCGCGTGAGTATCGACTTCTTTCAGCGTGTCGCCGGCCAGGGCGGTCCGCACCGCCTCGTAGTGCTCGAATGCCTGCGCGGCCGTAGTGCCCTCTTGCGCGGCCGGCAACGACATCGCCGAGAGCACGAACGCCGCCACAATGGTCGTGAATCGAAAACTCGTCATCTTTTCCTCCTTGTGCTCATGAAATCAGCTATCGGCCAGTCACGTCACGTCCAGCCTCATTCACCACCGTCGTGTCGCTCGCCCTTTCTATAGCGTTCAAGGGTCTCCTCGCTGCTGAAGTAGAGGACGGATTGGTCGGGGCGGGCGGCAACAACCGCGCCCGCCTTGTCCACCCAGTCGCCGGTGACCGGGTCGACGGCAAGGCGAACGGCTTGGTCCGTCTTGAGGCGTTCTTCGCACATCTGGCAACAGCCGTAGTACGTCGTGTTGTTTACCTTCACCGGGATCTGATCGCGCTCGAAGGCGGTATCGTTGACCATGCAGACCCGCTCGAGCTCCACGCGCTCGAGCGCGGCCTGATCGCCTGCCTCTTTCGGCTCAGCCGCTCGGCTACAAGCCGAGAAGAGAGCCACGGTCGCAAGGACGCCGAGGACCGTGGCCGTTTTGCGTGCGTGGTGTGTCATGTCATCGGCTCCTTGTCATGCTCCGTCGTTGAGTAAGAGGACGCCTCGGCGAGGCATCCCTACCGCCACCATGGTAGGGCGCGTTCGCCGAACGCGCCAGACCGGACAAGTCTCCCGTCATAGATCCCTTCCCTGCCGAATGTTGATCTCCTTCACGAGGTCGCCTCCTCTCCTGACTCGGCCCCCTGCAGGCGTCGCCTCTTCCAGATGGCGTAGATGGCCGGATAGACGGTGAGCTGCAGCACGAACGAGCTGACGATGCCGCCAACCATCGGCGCGGCGATGCGCTTCATCACATCGGCGCCGGTGCCAGTGGACCACATGAGCGGCATGAGCCCCAAGAGCAGGACCATCACGGTCATGAACTTCGGCCGGATGCGCTGCGCGGCGCCCTCGACGATCGCGTCGGTCAGATCCGCGAACGAGCGTAGGCGTCCCTCTCGCTCGCGGCGCTCCCGTGCCAGGTTCAAATAGAGGAGCATCACGACGCCGGTCTCGGCGTCGATGCCCGCCAGGGCGATCAGGCCCACCCAGACCGCGACGCTCAGGTTGTAATCCAGCGCCCAGAGCAGCCACACCGCACCGATGAGCGAGAAGGGGATCGCGAGCAGGATGATCCCGACCTCGGTCAGCGACTTGGTGCTGAAGTACAGCAAGAACACGATAATGAGGAGCGTTACCGGCAGCACCACCGTGAGCTTTGCCTTGGCCCGCTCGAAGTACGTGAACTGGCCGGCCCATTCGATGCGCACGCCCGCCGGCAGATCGACCTGCTCGGCCACGACCTGTCGCGCGCGCTCCACGTACGCCGCGATCGCCTGGTCGCCCGGATCCACGAACACATAGCTGACCAACCTGGCATCCTCGGAGCGAATCATCGGAGGACCGGTCGCGAACGACATGCTCGCCAACTGGCCCAGCGGCACCTGTGCGCCCGTGAGCGTCGGCACCAGGACCCTGCGCAGGCTGGCGGGAGACTCCCGGAAGTCGCGGGCGTAACGCACCGCCACGGGGTAGCGTTCGCGCCCCTCCACGGTCTCGCTGATCTGCATCCCGCCGATCGCGGTCATCACGACATCGTTCACGTCGCCGACGGTGAGCCCGTAGCGCGCCGCGGCACGGCGGTCTGGCTGGATGTCCAAGTAGAAGCCACCGGTGGCGCGGTCGGCAAACGCCGAGCGCGTGCCCGGAATCTGCGCCATCACCTGCTCGATGGCGGTCGAGGCGCGCTCGATCTCCGTCAGATCGTCGCCGAAGACTTTGATGCCGAGTGGCGCCCGGATACCGGTCGAGAGCATTTCGGTGCGCGTCTGGATCGGCATCCACCAGATGTTCGGCATCCCGGGATAGCGGAGCTTCTCGTCCATCTCGGCAATCAGCGCGTCCCAGGTCAACCCTGGCCGCCACTCCTCCCGCGGCTTGAGCACGACCACCGTCTCGACCATGCCGATCGGTGCGGGATCCGTGGCCGTGCGCGCCCGCCCCATCTTGCCGAACACGCTCACCACTTCCGGAAACGTCGCCAATTGGCGGTCCATCGACTGCAGCACCTGCATCGCCTCGCCGGACGACATGCCGGGCGGCGCGGTCGGCATATAAAGGATCGCCCCCTCGTTGAGCGGCGGCATGAACTCGCTCTCGAGCTTCGAGAACGGCACCACCGAGACCGCCAACAGGACGACGCTGATGGCGATCGCCGGCCATGGCCAGCGCACCACGGGCCGCACGACCGGGCCGTAGAGGCGGGTCAGCCACCGGCTCAAAGGGTTGTGCTCCTCGCCGCGAATCTTGCCGCGAATCACCAAGGCGGACAGCGCCGGGATGAGCGTCACCGAGAGGATCGCGGCAAAGGCCATCGAGTACGTCTTGGTGAAGGCGAGCGGCTTGAAGAGCCGGCCCTCCACCCCTTCCAGCGTGAAGACCGGCAGGAAGGAGACTGTGATCACCAGCAGCGAGAAAAAGATCGCCGGTCCCGTTTCCTGCATCGCATGAATGATCGTCGCGAGGTGAGACGGATTCGCTCCCTCCGGCTCCGACTTGGCCGCCTCGGCTCGCTCCTCGAGGCGTTTGTGGACGTTCTCGATGATGATGATCGCCGCGTCCACCATCGCGCCAATCGCCACGGCGATGCCGCCCAACGACATGATGTTGGCCGTCAGGCCCTGGTAGAACATCGGGATGAACGACATCAGCACCGCCAGGGGCAGCGTGACGATGATGACCAGGGCGCTTCGCGCATGCAGCAGGAAGAGGAAGATCACGATCGACACCACGACCATCTCTTCGATCAGCGTGTGGGTCAGCGTCTCGATCGAGGCTTCGATCAGGGGCGCCCGATCATAGGCGGTGACGACCTCGACGCCTTCGGGCAGCGTCCGCTCCACTTCTTCCAAGCGTTCTCGGACCCGCTCAATGACTTGCAGCGCGTTCTCGCCATAGCGCATCACCACGATCCCGCCGACCGATTCGCCGCGCCCTCCCAGCTCGGCGAAGCCGCGTCGCGGGGCCGGCCCCAACCGCACCGTGGCCAGATCACCCACGGTGACCGGCGTCCCGCCCGGCCCCAGCCCCACAGGCACGGCCTCCAGGTCCGCCGTCGACGTGACATAGCCGCGGCCGCGCACCATGAACTCGTGCTCGGAGACCTCCAAGGTCTGGCCACCCACCTCCCGGTTCGAGTCACGAACGGCTTGCACCACCTTCGACAACGGAATGCGGTAACCCAACAGGGCGTTGGGGTCGATCAGGATGTCGTACTCCTTCACGAAGCCACCAACCGAGGCCACCTCGGCGACGCCCGGGACGCCCTCGAGGGCATAGCGCACATTCCAATCCTGCAGGCTGCGCAGCTCCTGCAGGTCGTGACGTCCGCTCTCATCCACCAGCGCGTACTCGAACACCCACCCAACGCCCGTGGCGTCCGGTCCCAGCGTGGGCGTGACATCTTCCGGGAGCTGGGCGGTCACCTCGTTCAGGTATTCGAGCACCCGCGAGCGCGCCCAGTACATGTCGGTGCCATCCTCGAAGATGGCGTAGACGAAGGAGAGCCCGAACATCGACTGGCCGCGCACGAACTGCACTCTGGGCGCCGCCAGCAGCGCCGTCGAGATCGGGTACGTGATCTGGTCTTCGACGATGTCGGGGCTCTGCCCCTGCCATTCGGTGAAGACGATCACCTGCACGTCGGAGAGATCAGGAATGGCGTCCAGCGGCGAGCGCACCATCCCGTACCAGCCCCACACCGCCAGCGCAGCGACGAAGACAAAGGTGAGCCACGGGTTGATGGCGGACGTGGAGATGAGCCGCGCGATGAGGCCCTCTCCACGAGTAGTACGAGCGTCGACGTTCATTGCCACTGCTCCATGGCCATCTTGAGCCGCGCCTCGGCCGCCACCAAGAAGTTGCCTGAGGTCACGACCACGTCCCCAGGATTGAGGCCAGAGAGGACCTCGATGCGGTCATCGGCGACCAGACCGGTCTTCACCTGCTTGGGCCGTAGCTGGCCGTCACCGAGATCGAGGAACACGAAGGAGCGTTCGCCCGCGTAGAGGATCGCCTGCTCCGGCACGGTGAGCCGATCGCCCAGGTCGCGCTCGATCGTCACGTTGGCATACATATCGGGCTTCAACACCAGCTTCGGATTGGGCAGCGCGACGCGGATCTTGCCTGTGCGGGTTTCCCCTTGCAGGAAGGGATAGATAAACGACACCTTCGCCGCAAACGCCTGTCCTGGCGCGTAGGGCAGCGTTACGATCGCCCGCTGCCCGACCTCCACCAGTGGCAGCTCGGACTCGTAGACCTCCGCCTCGACCCAGATTCGATCGATGTCGGCAATCCGAAACAGTCGTTCGGCTGGCCGGACCGCGGCCCCGGCCACGACGTTCTTCTCCACCACGTAGCCGGAGGCCGGCGACGGGATGGGTAGGTACTCGAGCAGCTCGCCCGTCTCTGCGATCCGATCGATCTGAGATTCCGAGAGGTTCCACAGATGGAGCCGTTTGCGCGCCGCGTTCACGAGATAGTCCACCCGGCGCGTCGAGCCCGCCTCGGCCGCGGCTTGCTGGCTCCTCACGGCGGTGAGCAGCTCCTCTTGCGTCGCGTAGAGCTCGGGGCTGTAGAGCGTGAAGAGCGTCTGCCCCTTGCGCACGTACTGGCCCGGCTCGTCAACCTCGAGCTCGCCGATCCAGCCAGGAATCTTCAACGTCACGTCGGTCAGGCGGGTCTCGTCATAGACCACCATGCCCACCGCGCGAATCTGGCTCGAGAGCGACTGACGAGCGACGCGCTCAGTCCTCACGCCGATCTCCTGACGCCGCGCGGGGTCGATGCGGATCGTCGCCGTGGCCGCTTCGTGCTCGGTCACCGGAACCAGGTCCATCGAGCAGATTGGGCAGGTGCCCGGCCTCTCAGATTTCACTGACGGATGCATCGAGCACGTGTAATAGGCGACGTCATCTCCCCCCTTCGCGCCGTGTGCCGCCTGCCCATGAGCCTGCGCCTCCGCTAGGCTTGTCGGTGCAGCAACCGTCCAATCGCTCGGCTCACCACAGTCGGGCATCTTCTGGCCCATGTAGGGGTTCTCCTTCTCCCCTTCGCGCTGGATCCACTTCGGAAACGTCTTGGTCATCGTGCAGGTCCAGACCGTGAGCCCCTTGGTAAGGCGCTCGTCGGCGCTCGCCACGAGGAGCAGCGCGCGCGAGAGCTCGCCGAACGCTGAGCGGGCACCTTCGATGTTCGAGGCGTTCGCCAGCGAGCGCGCCGTGCGTTCCGCTTCGGTCACCACGGCCGCCGCGGCCGTCCGGTCCGTCAGTCCCGATGCGGCGGCCGCGAGCGCCTGTGCCGCGCGCGTGGCAGGCGGCTGAACCCCCTCGAGCTTGTCAGCCGCCAGCGCGGCGCGAGCCTCCTGATACGCGGTGAAGGCCGTGCTCAGGGACTCATAGACCGGTGCCGGGTAGGGCTCCTTCGGGAGCGTCCGGGACTGCTGGGTGGATGCGGCGGGCGCGCCTGAGCTGTCCTCCACCTTCAACCCTTTGCCGCCGACCCTCAGACCGTAGGCGGCCATGCCGCGACCGGCTGTGCCCGCCACGGCGACGTCGATGCGCCAATTCCCCTCCATCGGCAGGTCGAGCGCGGCGAGATAGACCCCGTCGTCTCGTTCCTCGACGTCCAAGTTGCCCTTCATCGCGGCCATCGCCCCCATGGCCGGCATGAAATAGCCGACAGAGACGTCGGCACCGGTGACTGGTTCGGCCTTGGAGTCCCGCACTTGCAAGTGAAGTGTTCCGCCGCTCTCCTTGGGTGGATCAGGATTGAGATGTGTGGTCAGCGCATAGGGGCCTGCGTGAACCTCGACCGGCTCGCCTGGCGTGCCGGAGCAAGCAGCCGCGATCGCTGCCACCAGGAGTAACGCGCCGCGTGCGGTCC is a window from the Luteitalea sp. genome containing:
- a CDS encoding DUF3347 domain-containing protein yields the protein MTSFRFTTIVAAFVLSAMSLPAAQEGTTAAQAFEHYEAVRTALAGDTLKEVDTHAKALTPLAEELAGPAARKAGEQLASAKDIEAARLQFGTLSEALVPKFMEADLPGVKGFMCEMKKKPWVQQGEKVENPYYGKSMATCGTPMKAAK
- a CDS encoding FtsX-like permease family protein gives rise to the protein MSARTNVDRARRAYRRLLRLTPRLLRQRHSPEMEELFAEMLVEARGRGGRSAALAVWLCAVVDVLRTRTPGPSRAHSTLVQPRMSGRGMMLSTNLRYALRSFTRQKLSTSLVIAMLSLGIGANVVVFSLINGLFLRPFPFSEPDRLVYVNSKAPRWNLDEHVGINYPDFHQWRQSVKLFEGIALSKGDSFNMATGTRAERITGSRVTWDFADVLRVRPVIGRLFTPDEDRPNGPAVVLIGYALWQERFDGAPGVLGKRLRLDSVPHTIVGVLPPEGEWQESRLWVPLQGDPNQQGQSYSGGGIGRLSPGASMEAAQRDLLRAHEPIWETRDRERIVSPYIKPLREELSGSFRTMASTLGVAVALLLLVACANVASVMLARALARRREMGLRLAVGAGRARLLQQLFVENLVLAIVGGALGLALGFWALRGLLAAAGDQVPRWTTFELDWRIVLFAVALSGLTTLLFGCAPALHAIRGNLWAAMRDAGGGSTTAPGGRRTLSWLVGAEFALASVLIICGGLLLRAYAQVRNVDPGFRTERILTFGLDLPEASYPDDAKRLAFWERLSSRLERLPGVQMAGLVTCAPLGCHWGVLLDAEGQPPRRPGEQNPVVLIRLASASYFQAMGIRLKSGRFFDERDARDGRPRGVVVNETLAKTFFPNVSDPVGRRLRSGDEEDPWLTVVGVAHDVKHYGLEEPMRPGLYAPLPMNPATNLTVVLRTAGNPTSIAESARRAVRELDTDLAPFQVRTMEEALNQSLVERQSYSVLLVAFATLALLLALGGIYGVASYFVTQRTREIGIRLALGARARDITRTLLGSSLGPVVVGTVLGVAAAIGCARLLADLLFGVSPHDAAIMAAGVALLIPTALAANWLPARRAARIDPKELLRIE
- a CDS encoding CusA/CzcA family heavy metal efflux RND transporter, yielding MNVDARTTRGEGLIARLISTSAINPWLTFVFVAALAVWGWYGMVRSPLDAIPDLSDVQVIVFTEWQGQSPDIVEDQITYPISTALLAAPRVQFVRGQSMFGLSFVYAIFEDGTDMYWARSRVLEYLNEVTAQLPEDVTPTLGPDATGVGWVFEYALVDESGRHDLQELRSLQDWNVRYALEGVPGVAEVASVGGFVKEYDILIDPNALLGYRIPLSKVVQAVRDSNREVGGQTLEVSEHEFMVRGRGYVTSTADLEAVPVGLGPGGTPVTVGDLATVRLGPAPRRGFAELGGRGESVGGIVVMRYGENALQVIERVRERLEEVERTLPEGVEVVTAYDRAPLIEASIETLTHTLIEEMVVVSIVIFLFLLHARSALVIIVTLPLAVLMSFIPMFYQGLTANIMSLGGIAVAIGAMVDAAIIIIENVHKRLEERAEAAKSEPEGANPSHLATIIHAMQETGPAIFFSLLVITVSFLPVFTLEGVEGRLFKPLAFTKTYSMAFAAILSVTLIPALSALVIRGKIRGEEHNPLSRWLTRLYGPVVRPVVRWPWPAIAISVVLLAVSVVPFSKLESEFMPPLNEGAILYMPTAPPGMSSGEAMQVLQSMDRQLATFPEVVSVFGKMGRARTATDPAPIGMVETVVVLKPREEWRPGLTWDALIAEMDEKLRYPGMPNIWWMPIQTRTEMLSTGIRAPLGIKVFGDDLTEIERASTAIEQVMAQIPGTRSAFADRATGGFYLDIQPDRRAAARYGLTVGDVNDVVMTAIGGMQISETVEGRERYPVAVRYARDFRESPASLRRVLVPTLTGAQVPLGQLASMSFATGPPMIRSEDARLVSYVFVDPGDQAIAAYVERARQVVAEQVDLPAGVRIEWAGQFTYFERAKAKLTVVLPVTLLIIVFLLYFSTKSLTEVGIILLAIPFSLIGAVWLLWALDYNLSVAVWVGLIALAGIDAETGVVMLLYLNLARERREREGRLRSFADLTDAIVEGAAQRIRPKFMTVMVLLLGLMPLMWSTGTGADVMKRIAAPMVGGIVSSFVLQLTVYPAIYAIWKRRRLQGAESGEEATS
- a CDS encoding efflux RND transporter periplasmic adaptor subunit encodes the protein MTTTRLLRFRPSGRWTARGALLLVAAIAAACSGTPGEPVEVHAGPYALTTHLNPDPPKESGGTLHLQVRDSKAEPVTGADVSVGYFMPAMGAMAAMKGNLDVEERDDGVYLAALDLPMEGNWRIDVAVAGTAGRGMAAYGLRVGGKGLKVEDSSGAPAASTQQSRTLPKEPYPAPVYESLSTAFTAYQEARAALAADKLEGVQPPATRAAQALAAAASGLTDRTAAAAVVTEAERTARSLANASNIEGARSAFGELSRALLLVASADERLTKGLTVWTCTMTKTFPKWIQREGEKENPYMGQKMPDCGEPSDWTVAAPTSLAEAQAHGQAAHGAKGGDDVAYYTCSMHPSVKSERPGTCPICSMDLVPVTEHEAATATIRIDPARRQEIGVRTERVARQSLSSQIRAVGMVVYDETRLTDVTLKIPGWIGELEVDEPGQYVRKGQTLFTLYSPELYATQEELLTAVRSQQAAAEAGSTRRVDYLVNAARKRLHLWNLSESQIDRIAETGELLEYLPIPSPASGYVVEKNVVAGAAVRPAERLFRIADIDRIWVEAEVYESELPLVEVGQRAIVTLPYAPGQAFAAKVSFIYPFLQGETRTGKIRVALPNPKLVLKPDMYANVTIERDLGDRLTVPEQAILYAGERSFVFLDLGDGQLRPKQVKTGLVADDRIEVLSGLNPGDVVVTSGNFLVAAEARLKMAMEQWQ
- a CDS encoding TRASH domain-containing protein, which encodes MTHHARKTATVLGVLATVALFSACSRAAEPKEAGDQAALERVELERVCMVNDTAFERDQIPVKVNNTTYYGCCQMCEERLKTDQAVRLAVDPVTGDWVDKAGAVVAARPDQSVLYFSSEETLERYRKGERHDGGE